One window from the genome of candidate division KSB1 bacterium encodes:
- the aroF gene encoding 3-deoxy-7-phosphoheptulonate synthase has translation MVVVMNENATEDQIQAVIAKLVDMKFDVHRSTGVNQTLLGAIGDKRGIDTRNFELMAGVHEVLRITTPYKLASRTFHPNDTVVKIREVTIGGETVVVMAGPCSVETPEQIEIIAAVVKKAGAKILRGGAFKPRTSPYSFQGLGEAGLRMMRRAAEKEGLLVVSEVMEVAQVPLVAEYVDILQVGARNMQNFNLLRELGRIRKPVLLKRGMAATIEELLMAAEYLMAGGNYQVILCERGIRTFENATRNTLDISAIPVVKKLSHLPIIADPSHGTGRRDKVVPMARAAVAAGADGLIIEVHHDPDNALSDGAQSLLPDQFATLMEELRMIAKVIGRRL, from the coding sequence ATGGTGGTCGTCATGAATGAAAACGCAACCGAGGATCAGATTCAGGCCGTCATTGCCAAATTGGTGGACATGAAATTCGACGTGCATCGTTCCACCGGCGTCAATCAAACTTTGCTCGGCGCCATCGGCGACAAGCGCGGCATCGACACGCGCAACTTCGAGCTGATGGCGGGCGTGCACGAAGTTTTGCGCATCACCACGCCTTACAAACTCGCCAGCCGGACGTTTCATCCCAACGACACGGTGGTGAAAATTCGCGAGGTGACGATCGGCGGTGAAACCGTCGTGGTGATGGCCGGACCGTGCTCGGTGGAAACGCCGGAACAGATCGAGATCATCGCCGCGGTCGTGAAAAAGGCCGGCGCCAAAATTTTGCGCGGCGGCGCCTTCAAGCCGCGCACGTCGCCTTACTCTTTTCAGGGCCTGGGCGAAGCCGGGCTTCGCATGATGCGGCGGGCCGCTGAAAAAGAAGGTTTGCTGGTGGTTTCCGAAGTGATGGAGGTGGCGCAAGTGCCGTTGGTCGCCGAGTACGTCGATATTCTGCAAGTCGGCGCGCGCAACATGCAAAACTTCAATTTGCTGCGCGAGCTGGGGAGAATCCGCAAGCCGGTTTTGCTCAAGCGCGGCATGGCAGCGACCATCGAAGAGCTGCTGATGGCGGCGGAATATCTCATGGCCGGCGGCAATTATCAAGTCATTCTTTGCGAGCGCGGCATCCGCACCTTTGAAAATGCCACACGCAACACGCTCGATATTTCGGCAATTCCGGTGGTGAAAAAACTGAGCCATCTGCCCATCATCGCGGATCCCAGCCACGGCACCGGACGCCGCGACAAAGTTGTGCCGATGGCGCGCGCCGCGGTCGCTGCCGGCGCCGATGGGTTGATCATCGAAGTGCATCACGATCCCGACAACGCGCTTTCCGACGGCGCACAGTCGCTGCTGCCGGATCAGTTTGCAACGTTGATGGAAGAGTTGCGGATGATTGCCAAAGTGATTGGGAGAAGGCTGTGA
- a CDS encoding prephenate dehydrogenase/arogenate dehydrogenase family protein, which produces MKVEFQCIAVVGLGLIGGSLVKGLRRAQPACKIIGVDFEHVISSACQELDEAFLPENLAHALRDADLVFLAAPGNAILHLLPEVAKAIRPGALVTDVGSTKSLVVEQAKKHFTGERYFIGGHPMAGREKGGWEHADARLFENAAYVLTPASNFPAPLLDSFKSLLQALGARVVTLEAATHDRIVADISHLPQLLSVALMNFIAREGAQPELGLQLTAGGFRDMTRLAASPFEIWKDILAGNRANVQRSLQEFISTLQRLVLDFDHGDLEKDFQRANQLRQLIAPIR; this is translated from the coding sequence ATGAAGGTTGAATTTCAATGCATTGCTGTGGTCGGGCTGGGCTTGATCGGCGGGTCGTTGGTCAAAGGCCTTCGCCGCGCGCAGCCGGCATGCAAAATCATCGGGGTCGACTTTGAACACGTGATCAGCTCGGCGTGTCAAGAGCTCGACGAAGCCTTTTTGCCGGAGAATTTGGCGCACGCCTTGCGCGACGCCGATCTCGTTTTTCTCGCCGCGCCGGGCAACGCGATTTTGCATCTCCTGCCCGAGGTGGCCAAAGCGATCCGCCCCGGCGCGCTGGTGACGGATGTGGGAAGCACGAAAAGCCTCGTTGTCGAGCAGGCGAAAAAACATTTCACCGGCGAGCGTTATTTTATCGGCGGCCATCCCATGGCCGGCCGTGAAAAAGGCGGCTGGGAACATGCCGATGCCCGGTTGTTTGAAAATGCCGCGTATGTGCTCACGCCGGCCTCGAATTTCCCCGCACCTTTATTGGATTCATTCAAGAGCCTGCTGCAAGCCCTTGGCGCGCGTGTCGTCACGCTCGAGGCGGCAACCCATGATCGCATCGTTGCCGACATCAGCCATTTGCCGCAACTGCTCTCGGTGGCGCTCATGAATTTTATCGCACGAGAAGGCGCGCAACCCGAGCTTGGCCTGCAATTGACTGCCGGCGGCTTTCGCGACATGACGCGCCTTGCCGCCAGCCCCTTTGAAATTTGGAAAGATATTCTGGCTGGCAATCGCGCGAATGTTCAACGCAGCTTGCAAGAGTTCATTTCAACTCTCCAACGACTCGTGCTTGATTTCGATCACGGCGATCTCGAAAAAGATTTTCAGCGCGCCAACCAGCTCCGCCAGCTTATTGCCCCGATTCGATGA
- the trpA gene encoding tryptophan synthase subunit alpha, producing MKLSLQKYLLNKREKKQKLLSLFLTAGFPQLDATLPLLKLLGEAGADLIELGIPFSDPLADGPTIQRTSQIALQNGVTVKKILEMAAAVKSTLHPPLILMGYYNPILQVGPKKFVQAAANAGVQGLIIPDLPPEESRPLRDAALAEDVSLIYLVSPNTSSQRLALIDELTTSFIYAVSVTGVTGARENVANQAIAFLQKLRGQVQNPVLVGFGVANAAEARRLAVFCDGVIVGSALLAQIEKHGLSPDGVKKIREFIRELHCGLD from the coding sequence ATGAAATTGTCTCTGCAAAAATATTTGCTCAATAAACGCGAGAAGAAACAAAAACTCCTTTCGCTCTTTTTGACCGCCGGTTTCCCGCAACTCGATGCGACGCTGCCGTTGCTGAAATTGCTTGGCGAAGCCGGCGCCGATCTGATCGAGCTGGGCATTCCCTTTTCCGATCCGCTGGCCGACGGCCCGACGATTCAACGCACGTCGCAGATCGCGCTGCAAAACGGCGTCACGGTGAAAAAAATTTTGGAGATGGCCGCGGCGGTGAAATCAACATTACATCCGCCGCTCATTCTGATGGGCTACTACAATCCGATTCTCCAAGTGGGGCCGAAAAAATTCGTGCAAGCTGCCGCAAATGCCGGGGTGCAAGGTTTGATCATTCCGGATTTGCCGCCGGAAGAGAGTCGGCCGCTGCGAGATGCCGCCCTGGCGGAAGACGTGAGCCTCATTTATCTCGTTTCACCCAATACTTCCTCGCAACGGCTGGCCTTGATCGATGAATTGACCACGAGTTTCATTTACGCTGTTTCCGTTACCGGTGTCACCGGCGCGCGGGAAAACGTCGCGAACCAGGCGATTGCTTTTTTGCAAAAGCTGCGCGGGCAAGTGCAAAATCCGGTGCTGGTCGGCTTCGGCGTGGCGAATGCGGCAGAGGCCCGGCGTCTTGCGGTGTTTTGTGACGGCGTAATCGTTGGCAGCGCGCTGCTGGCGCAAATTGAAAAGCATGGCCTGTCGCCGGATGGTGTAAAAAAAATTCGTGAGTTTATCCGTGAATTGCATTGCGGGTTGGATTGA
- a CDS encoding ATP-binding protein, with translation MTKEYSPFTPGIPVPFEFFMGRLAELQTLTQKGKAALIGRRIERVFVSGPRGIGKSSFCRVARQMLAKEGMLGIHVFLGGANTLEEMVRRTFDALLAETRERSWFDKIKALFGRHIEEADVLGLTIRFRASEPELNQLASDFAPALRKILQEAGNETKGLFLILDDLNGLAPEAVFANWLKSFVDSIAPSDHPLPILLALVGLPERRLQFIQNQPSLDRVFDLVDILPLNEAETRQFYERAFAAVGAKIQPQAYSILYQFSGGFPVLMHEIGDATFKLDEDQKISSDDAIKGVAQAAEIVGRKYLDARVFDAIRSQRYRSILRQLAQQSDPTGFKRQDVVQNLRGDEVKVLDNFLHRMRELGVLISASEKGAGWYRFSNDLHRLYFSIEAQKTEPANGT, from the coding sequence ATGACCAAAGAATATTCTCCTTTCACACCCGGCATTCCTGTTCCGTTTGAGTTCTTTATGGGAAGGCTGGCGGAATTGCAGACCCTCACTCAAAAAGGCAAAGCGGCTTTAATCGGTCGTCGCATTGAGCGAGTTTTTGTCAGTGGGCCGCGCGGGATCGGCAAAAGCTCGTTTTGCCGCGTCGCCCGTCAAATGCTCGCCAAAGAAGGCATGCTCGGTATTCACGTCTTTTTGGGTGGCGCGAATACACTGGAAGAAATGGTGCGCCGAACTTTTGATGCGCTGCTTGCCGAGACCCGAGAACGCTCTTGGTTTGACAAGATCAAAGCGCTGTTCGGTCGCCACATTGAGGAAGCCGACGTTTTGGGTTTGACGATACGTTTCCGCGCCAGTGAACCGGAGCTCAATCAATTGGCCTCCGATTTCGCACCGGCTTTGCGAAAAATTTTACAGGAAGCCGGCAATGAAACCAAAGGTCTCTTTCTCATTCTTGATGATCTTAACGGCTTGGCTCCGGAAGCGGTGTTTGCCAACTGGCTCAAAAGTTTTGTTGATTCCATTGCTCCCTCCGACCACCCGCTGCCTATTTTGCTGGCTCTCGTTGGTTTGCCCGAACGTCGCTTGCAGTTTATTCAAAACCAGCCCTCGCTCGATCGCGTTTTTGATCTCGTCGATATTCTGCCGCTGAACGAGGCTGAAACTCGTCAATTTTACGAGCGCGCGTTCGCTGCCGTCGGCGCAAAAATTCAGCCGCAAGCTTATTCGATTCTCTACCAATTTTCCGGCGGCTTTCCGGTGCTCATGCATGAAATTGGCGATGCGACCTTCAAGCTTGATGAAGACCAAAAGATTTCCAGCGACGATGCCATCAAAGGTGTGGCGCAAGCGGCGGAAATCGTCGGCCGCAAATATCTCGACGCCCGGGTTTTTGACGCCATCCGCAGCCAGCGCTATCGGAGTATCTTGCGGCAATTGGCGCAACAATCCGACCCGACCGGTTTCAAACGGCAGGACGTCGTCCAAAATCTTCGCGGCGACGAAGTCAAAGTCCTGGATAATTTTCTTCATCGCATGCGCGAGCTGGGCGTGCTGATTTCCGCCTCTGAAAAAGGCGCCGGATGGTATCGCTTCAGCAATGATTTGCATCGCTTATATTTTTCGATTGAAGCGCAGAAAACTGAGCCCGCCAACGGCACTTGA
- a CDS encoding chorismate mutase, translating into MDLEDWRERIDMVDLKILELLNERARYSLEIGKIKERWHLPICVPEREREIYERMERLNQGPLSDKAVRRLFERIIDESRRIEKEMAEKNRNT; encoded by the coding sequence ATGGACCTCGAAGATTGGCGCGAGCGCATCGATATGGTGGATTTGAAAATTCTCGAATTGCTCAACGAGCGAGCGCGCTACAGCCTCGAAATCGGGAAGATCAAAGAGCGCTGGCATCTTCCCATCTGCGTGCCGGAGCGCGAACGGGAAATTTACGAGCGCATGGAACGCCTGAATCAAGGCCCGCTGTCGGACAAAGCCGTGCGCCGGCTTTTCGAGCGCATCATCGACGAGTCGCGCCGGATCGAGAAAGAAATGGCCGAAAAAAACAGAAACACTTAA
- a CDS encoding type II toxin-antitoxin system Phd/YefM family antitoxin — protein sequence MPIIRPLSEFQTRTEELLKSCQEHDQPIFLTENGYGSVVLMSQTVFDRMQFKTNLFKKLDEAKQSIASGDKGITRAELRRRAKAKIARARRK from the coding sequence ATGCCAATCATTCGTCCACTTTCTGAGTTTCAAACACGTACCGAGGAACTGCTCAAGTCTTGCCAAGAGCATGATCAGCCGATTTTTTTAACTGAAAATGGTTATGGCAGCGTCGTGCTCATGAGCCAAACAGTTTTTGATCGAATGCAGTTCAAGACGAATCTTTTTAAGAAGCTCGACGAGGCAAAACAGTCGATAGCATCGGGCGACAAAGGAATAACTCGGGCAGAATTGCGACGACGCGCCAAAGCTAAAATAGCGCGAGCGCGGCGAAAATGA